In a single window of the Anaerocolumna cellulosilytica genome:
- a CDS encoding glycosyl hydrolase yields the protein MLKEFKHPGRQYRPIPFWSWNDELQKEELNRQIEEMSTAGLGGYFMHGRSGLKVEYLGKNWCDCIEEGVKKGKETGMHAWIYDDEGWPSGFAGGIVNGMAEAYQAKYMTAEVLQHPKELAREEILGAYSLYGKDSYTFVEDTDFSRFESLLVIRRRVQPYYIDVMSKEAIDAFLKVTHQVYYDRFGEEFGKTMKGFFTDEPRFTCKMGQLPWSDGLREEFHKRYEYDLIEYLPCLFYEYSEFEKVRYDFHRLVNDLFVTNYMKNMYDWCEEHNCYVTGHIMMEETIFSQMSTTGGVMPFYEYEHIPGIDWLRRRIETPVIGKQVSSVASQLGRKQVLTESFALTGWNVSFEELKWIMEWQYVNGVNLLCQHLQAYSLKGSRKRDYPPSLFLQQSWWSEYKNFNDYAGRLGAVLSAGKEEAVFLVLHPMRSGYITFDGTRTERLIALDQEFCKLSTELSALHISYHYGDETIISKYGRIHNNLFQVGEMSYRGVILPTMYTIDEITLKLLLTFLSKGGKVVSIGEFPDYTNGSRKDLEELRNKVIRRKTSDILRYCKDTALQTVSITGTNGEEANIACQIRETGEGTLLFLVNHSQEKTSQVTVTVLGKAGVPLKLIGETGETEGMAYTKGSNTTFELTFEPMQSHLVYLQEEVKTEDVSTCFNTSVILPAGTDWDIKEMGHNSLTLDICTCIIDGNETIGPIPAIKLMKRLLDLKRSCDIELRYEFYVDMDLQNNENLFLCLEDANRYDITVNGEVIDKTQSSYWKDKAFVRLAIKSHVQNGQNVIVLKGRFEQKQKVYDVLYGENVYETELNKLTYDMEIEAVYITGDFGVYSQTAFLPAGRNTVQTEGPFVIKEMPKHFTHTNFTTQGLLFFGETLTITKQIRINKNSEEFRNKNIILHYGKQNAPVVQLFVNGKFVKTSLWAPYKADITSEIIEGENEITFVLYASNRNLLGPHHHTKGECYNVGPSSFTGEWSWVERESEADGTDLGDRSKNYWMDAYSFVAFGLNKDS from the coding sequence ATGTTAAAGGAATTTAAACACCCGGGAAGACAGTACCGTCCCATTCCCTTTTGGTCTTGGAACGATGAGCTGCAAAAGGAGGAACTGAACCGCCAGATTGAGGAGATGTCAACAGCCGGCCTTGGAGGATACTTTATGCATGGCAGAAGCGGGCTAAAAGTAGAGTATCTGGGTAAAAACTGGTGTGATTGTATTGAGGAAGGGGTCAAAAAAGGGAAAGAAACAGGTATGCATGCCTGGATATATGACGATGAAGGATGGCCCAGTGGTTTTGCAGGGGGAATTGTCAATGGAATGGCAGAGGCATACCAGGCAAAATATATGACAGCAGAAGTGCTGCAACATCCGAAAGAGCTTGCAAGGGAAGAGATTCTGGGTGCATATTCACTTTACGGAAAGGACTCATATACATTTGTAGAAGATACTGATTTTAGCCGGTTTGAGAGTCTGCTGGTAATCCGCAGAAGGGTTCAGCCCTACTATATTGATGTTATGAGTAAAGAAGCAATTGATGCCTTCTTAAAGGTTACCCACCAGGTATATTATGACAGGTTTGGTGAGGAATTCGGAAAAACCATGAAGGGGTTTTTTACCGATGAGCCTCGGTTTACCTGTAAAATGGGTCAGCTTCCCTGGTCGGACGGATTAAGGGAGGAATTTCATAAAAGATATGAGTATGATTTAATAGAATACCTGCCTTGCTTGTTTTATGAATACTCTGAGTTTGAGAAGGTGCGCTATGACTTTCACAGGTTGGTAAATGATTTGTTTGTAACCAATTACATGAAGAATATGTATGATTGGTGTGAGGAACATAACTGCTATGTGACCGGACATATTATGATGGAAGAAACTATATTCAGTCAGATGTCTACCACCGGAGGGGTGATGCCCTTTTATGAATATGAACACATACCAGGTATTGATTGGTTAAGACGCCGAATTGAAACACCTGTAATTGGTAAGCAGGTAAGTTCCGTGGCCAGCCAGCTTGGAAGAAAACAAGTATTAACAGAATCTTTCGCTTTAACAGGGTGGAATGTGTCCTTTGAGGAACTAAAGTGGATTATGGAATGGCAGTATGTGAACGGCGTGAATCTATTGTGCCAGCATTTGCAGGCGTATTCCTTAAAAGGCTCAAGAAAGAGGGATTATCCACCATCATTATTCTTACAGCAGAGCTGGTGGAGTGAATATAAGAACTTCAATGATTATGCAGGACGTTTAGGTGCTGTATTATCGGCTGGAAAGGAAGAAGCTGTATTCTTAGTCCTTCATCCTATGAGAAGCGGTTATATTACCTTTGACGGAACCCGGACGGAAAGGTTAATAGCTTTGGATCAGGAATTTTGTAAACTTTCGACGGAACTTTCTGCCCTCCATATTAGTTATCACTACGGAGATGAAACCATAATCAGCAAATACGGAAGAATTCATAACAATCTGTTTCAGGTTGGAGAAATGTCATACCGGGGGGTTATTCTGCCTACCATGTATACAATAGATGAAATAACCTTAAAGCTTTTGCTTACCTTTCTATCAAAAGGGGGAAAGGTGGTATCAATCGGTGAGTTCCCGGACTATACCAATGGCAGCAGAAAGGACTTAGAGGAATTAAGGAATAAGGTAATCAGACGAAAGACTTCCGATATTTTAAGGTATTGTAAGGATACTGCCTTACAGACAGTAAGTATTACCGGAACGAATGGAGAAGAAGCAAACATCGCCTGCCAGATTAGAGAGACTGGGGAAGGAACGTTGTTATTCCTTGTCAATCACAGCCAGGAAAAGACCAGTCAGGTTACGGTTACAGTACTTGGAAAAGCAGGGGTCCCCCTTAAGTTAATAGGGGAAACCGGAGAAACAGAAGGAATGGCATACACCAAAGGAAGTAATACAACATTTGAATTAACGTTTGAGCCAATGCAGTCTCATCTGGTGTACCTACAGGAGGAAGTCAAAACAGAGGATGTTTCAACATGTTTTAATACATCGGTAATTCTGCCGGCCGGCACCGATTGGGACATAAAAGAGATGGGGCATAATTCTTTAACTCTTGACATATGTACCTGTATTATTGATGGAAATGAAACGATAGGGCCAATTCCGGCAATTAAATTGATGAAGAGACTTCTGGATTTAAAGAGAAGCTGTGATATAGAACTACGCTATGAATTTTATGTAGATATGGATTTACAAAATAATGAGAACTTATTTTTGTGTCTGGAGGATGCAAATCGCTATGATATCACTGTTAATGGGGAAGTAATTGATAAAACACAAAGCAGTTATTGGAAAGATAAAGCCTTTGTTAGACTAGCCATAAAATCCCATGTTCAAAACGGTCAGAATGTGATTGTACTAAAGGGGAGATTTGAGCAAAAACAAAAGGTGTATGATGTATTGTACGGAGAGAATGTTTACGAAACAGAATTAAATAAACTCACCTATGACATGGAGATCGAAGCCGTATACATAACAGGGGACTTTGGTGTATACAGCCAGACGGCATTTTTACCGGCAGGGCGTAATACAGTCCAGACAGAAGGTCCTTTTGTTATCAAGGAGATGCCTAAGCATTTTACCCATACTAATTTTACAACCCAAGGGCTTTTATTCTTTGGAGAAACTCTCACCATCACAAAACAGATACGAATAAATAAGAATTCAGAAGAGTTCAGGAATAAAAATATTATACTTCATTATGGTAAACAAAATGCTCCGGTGGTACAGCTTTTTGTCAATGGAAAATTCGTTAAAACCTCCCTGTGGGCACCTTACAAAGCAGATATTACATCAGAAATAATAGAGGGAGAAAATGAAATTACTTTTGTTCTGTATGCATCTAACAGAAACCTTCTTGGGCCCCATCATCATACGAAGGGAGAATGCTACAATGTAGGACCAAGCAGTTTTACGGGTGAATGGAGCTGGGTAGAGAGGGAATCAGAAGCCGACGGAACCGACCTTGGTGACCGCAGTAAGAATTACTGGATGGATGCTTACAGTTTTGTAGCCTTTGGACTAAATAAGGATAGTTAG
- a CDS encoding helix-turn-helix transcriptional regulator — translation MNYIREHFRFEEGFRFQLFETNARQDTIHCHDCLEINYVKHGKGHYIIEQQMYPIEPGDIFIINNAERHMAVHGEDFTIMVLVFDSRFVWENPKEYDYLEPFFNRNTQFSNRIPGGNEHYLELCEHLFKINKEYREKKEGWQLVVKAAVLLFLAILYRYCKANHELGGEGKNIYRQYERMNPVLDYIQENYREQIVLEDLAKRAMLNKTYMCTFFKEVMDMTIFEYIQKVRINHSCRLLRTTEESITEIALLSGYNGLSYFNRAFKELLGVTPKQYRKKSKDSASIAKLRESKEAGELLR, via the coding sequence TTGAACTATATTCGGGAACATTTTCGTTTTGAAGAAGGCTTTCGGTTCCAGCTATTTGAAACAAACGCCAGACAGGATACCATCCATTGTCACGATTGTCTTGAAATCAATTATGTCAAGCATGGAAAGGGACATTATATCATAGAGCAGCAGATGTATCCCATTGAACCAGGTGATATTTTCATTATAAACAATGCAGAACGGCATATGGCAGTACATGGTGAGGATTTTACTATTATGGTGCTGGTATTTGACAGCCGGTTTGTGTGGGAAAACCCCAAGGAATATGACTATCTGGAACCTTTTTTTAATCGGAATACGCAGTTTTCTAATCGTATTCCGGGTGGAAATGAACATTATTTGGAACTTTGTGAACACCTGTTTAAGATAAACAAAGAATACCGGGAGAAAAAAGAGGGCTGGCAATTGGTGGTAAAGGCGGCAGTACTGCTGTTTCTGGCAATCCTCTACCGCTACTGCAAGGCAAACCATGAGCTTGGAGGAGAAGGTAAGAACATCTATAGGCAATATGAGAGGATGAATCCTGTTCTTGACTATATTCAGGAAAATTATAGAGAGCAGATTGTACTTGAGGATTTGGCGAAGCGGGCGATGTTAAATAAGACCTATATGTGTACTTTCTTTAAGGAGGTTATGGATATGACCATTTTTGAATATATCCAGAAGGTACGAATTAACCATAGCTGCCGACTTTTGCGAACTACGGAAGAATCTATCACGGAGATTGCTCTGCTCTCGGGGTACAATGGTTTATCCTATTTTAACCGTGCCTTTAAGGAATTGTTGGGGGTGACCCCAAAACAGTACCGAAAAAAATCCAAAGATAGTGCAAGTATTGCGAAATTAAGAGAAAGCAAAGAAGCAGGAGAATTGTTAAGATAA
- a CDS encoding Gfo/Idh/MocA family protein, translating to MSKKWNLGVLGLGEGRSIISAAQRSELWTLGNICDLNEELCKERCQEFGFSKYTLSYEEMLQDKDIDVIGIYTPDQLHAKHIKMALEAGKHVICTKPLMVSLDEANELLEVQRRTGKAVFVGQSSRYFEPIKRQREDYDAGKHGELDSIETHYISDARWFLEKNWSHQAGFSWMYNFMIHAVDLAAWYLPDIEDVYGVGVTSENTKAYNLTVPDTMKFILKDKNGRSAAVNGIYALPTLGSAVEQSISCTLRGTKGISRSGYPKLKYYTNFQPIQKTAELHTYDEKHPYYFRFEQESHHAGEYQNYIEYFAQCMNNGATPKPDLTEGIHTLAIMEAMEESMKTGMVTKISEVLKRRNISL from the coding sequence ATGAGCAAAAAATGGAATTTAGGTGTGTTGGGACTTGGAGAAGGAAGAAGCATTATATCAGCAGCACAAAGGAGTGAGTTATGGACATTGGGTAATATTTGTGACTTAAATGAAGAGTTGTGTAAGGAAAGATGCCAGGAATTTGGCTTTTCAAAGTATACCCTAAGTTACGAAGAAATGTTACAGGATAAGGACATTGACGTAATCGGTATCTATACTCCTGACCAACTCCATGCAAAACATATAAAAATGGCATTAGAAGCCGGAAAGCATGTAATATGTACGAAACCATTAATGGTATCCTTAGACGAGGCTAATGAACTGTTAGAAGTGCAGAGAAGAACAGGAAAGGCTGTATTCGTGGGACAGAGTTCCAGATATTTTGAGCCAATCAAGCGACAGAGAGAAGACTACGACGCAGGAAAACACGGGGAATTAGATTCCATAGAAACCCACTATATCAGTGATGCCAGATGGTTTTTAGAAAAAAACTGGAGTCATCAGGCAGGTTTTTCCTGGATGTACAATTTTATGATTCATGCAGTCGATTTGGCAGCCTGGTATTTACCAGATATAGAGGATGTATATGGTGTTGGAGTAACCAGTGAAAATACAAAAGCCTATAACTTAACGGTACCGGATACCATGAAATTCATACTAAAGGATAAAAACGGAAGAAGTGCCGCAGTAAATGGGATCTATGCCCTGCCGACCCTTGGAAGTGCTGTAGAACAATCTATTAGCTGTACTTTAAGAGGGACTAAGGGTATCAGCCGTTCCGGCTATCCCAAACTAAAATATTATACGAATTTCCAGCCGATTCAAAAAACAGCAGAGCTGCATACCTATGATGAAAAACATCCTTATTATTTCCGTTTTGAACAGGAAAGTCATCACGCAGGAGAGTACCAGAACTATATTGAATACTTTGCACAATGTATGAATAACGGAGCGACTCCAAAGCCTGACTTGACCGAAGGAATTCACACACTTGCTATTATGGAAGCGATGGAGGAATCCATGAAGACAGGAATGGTAACAAAGATTTCGGAAGTACTTAAGAGAAGGAATATAAGCCTATGA
- a CDS encoding glycoside hydrolase family 88 protein, with protein MNNLLQEKDQRWLEETRNKIVEKMRWVSEKSRDKIPYTTINGEHDDKSRKDVTWNQDDGINWWTNGFWGGMMWQLYHETGEEKFAKIAKISVEKLDQCFVEYYGLHHDVGFMWLPTAVADYRITGNIDSRRRGLHAANLLAGRFNPVGKFIRAWNDNDRNDTRGWAIIDCLFNIPLLYWATEETKDPRFKQIAMMHADTAMEHFIRPDGSSNHIIEFDLDNGQVVKTYGGQGYENGSAWTRGQSWAMYGFILSYIHTGKIEYLDTAKRVAHYFIANIPESGIIPVDFRQPKEPAWEDSTAAAIAAGALIEIAKQVGELEQDMYINAALKLLKTLSEKRCDWTTAIDSIVQNCSSAYHVKEHHMSIIYGDYYFMEAIFKLKGNDIFLW; from the coding sequence CAAGAAAAAGACCAGCGGTGGCTTGAGGAAACAAGAAATAAGATTGTTGAAAAAATGAGATGGGTTAGTGAAAAATCCAGAGATAAGATTCCCTACACAACCATAAATGGGGAGCATGATGACAAGAGCAGGAAAGACGTTACCTGGAATCAGGATGACGGAATCAATTGGTGGACAAATGGTTTTTGGGGTGGTATGATGTGGCAGCTATACCATGAAACCGGTGAGGAAAAATTTGCAAAGATTGCTAAAATATCTGTAGAAAAGCTAGATCAGTGCTTTGTTGAGTATTATGGACTACATCACGATGTTGGCTTTATGTGGCTTCCAACGGCAGTAGCAGATTACCGAATTACCGGTAATATAGATTCCAGAAGACGTGGACTTCATGCTGCTAATTTACTGGCCGGACGCTTTAATCCAGTAGGAAAGTTTATCAGAGCCTGGAATGATAATGACAGAAATGATACCAGAGGTTGGGCAATTATTGACTGTTTGTTTAATATTCCTTTGCTTTATTGGGCAACAGAAGAAACGAAGGATCCAAGATTTAAGCAAATTGCCATGATGCATGCAGATACTGCTATGGAACATTTTATTAGACCGGACGGTTCTTCCAATCATATCATAGAATTTGATCTTGATAATGGTCAGGTAGTCAAAACATATGGAGGGCAGGGGTATGAAAACGGTTCTGCTTGGACAAGAGGTCAGTCCTGGGCGATGTATGGATTTATTCTAAGTTACATACATACAGGGAAGATAGAGTATCTTGATACAGCCAAAAGAGTAGCGCATTATTTTATTGCTAATATTCCCGAAAGCGGTATAATTCCGGTTGATTTCAGGCAGCCAAAAGAGCCGGCATGGGAGGATTCTACGGCAGCAGCTATCGCCGCCGGTGCTCTTATAGAAATTGCAAAACAGGTTGGGGAATTGGAGCAGGATATGTATATAAATGCTGCCCTTAAGCTTTTAAAAACTTTATCAGAGAAAAGATGTGACTGGACGACTGCTATCGATTCTATTGTACAAAATTGTTCCAGTGCGTATCATGTAAAAGAACATCACATGTCTATTATATACGGTGATTATTACTTTATGGAAGCGATTTTTAAATTAAAGGGAAATGATATATTCTTGTGGTAG
- the cooS gene encoding anaerobic carbon-monoxide dehydrogenase catalytic subunit: MSELSTCKTCPSADTMLSEFITDLGVDTSHHRVETQKSKCRFGLQGICCKLCANGPCKITPSSPKGVCGATADTIVARNFLRAVSAGSGCYIHIVENAARNLKLYAAKGKLKSVETLHKLADIFGIKGRDEKALANLVADKVLADLYKPSFEQMELVEKLATAPRFKKWQELKILPGGAKSEVFDGVVKTSTNLNSDPLNMLLHCLRLGISTGLYGLTLTNLLNDVILGAPVLRTAPVGLRVIDSGFINIMLTGHQHSMFSYLQDRLIEEEITNRAKAVGAKGFRLIGCTCVGQDLQLRGEHCSEVFSGHAGNNFTSEAVIATGAIDMIVSEFNCTLPGIEPIANEFMVSMICIDDVAKKSNADHNAYSFEEDNTELMEHIITKALKSYEERRPSVAIKELKNHGDEDVLTGVSEGSLREFLGGDWKPLIDLLASGKIKGIAGIVGCSNLTAKGHDVFTVELAKELIKRDILILSAGCSSGGLENVGLMSAKAASLAGDSLRAVCESLGIPPVLNFGPCLAIGRLELVASELAETLGIDIPQLPLVLSAPQWLEEQALADGSFGLALGLPLHLALPPFTTGSEVVTKVLTEDMISLTGGQLIIEDDVLKTADLLEGIIEDKRNALGL, from the coding sequence ATGTCAGAATTATCAACTTGTAAAACCTGTCCATCAGCAGATACCATGCTGAGTGAATTTATCACCGATTTAGGTGTGGATACCTCCCATCACCGGGTAGAAACTCAAAAATCCAAATGTCGCTTCGGGCTACAGGGAATCTGTTGTAAATTATGTGCAAACGGTCCTTGTAAAATCACACCGTCTTCTCCCAAGGGAGTATGTGGTGCTACTGCAGATACGATTGTCGCAAGAAATTTCTTAAGAGCAGTTTCCGCAGGTTCCGGCTGTTATATTCACATCGTTGAGAATGCAGCCAGAAACTTAAAACTTTATGCGGCAAAAGGGAAATTAAAAAGTGTCGAAACCTTACATAAATTAGCGGATATTTTTGGAATTAAAGGAAGGGATGAGAAAGCCCTTGCCAATCTGGTAGCTGATAAAGTATTAGCCGACCTTTACAAGCCTTCTTTTGAGCAGATGGAACTGGTAGAAAAACTTGCCACCGCTCCCAGATTTAAAAAATGGCAGGAGCTTAAAATTCTGCCTGGGGGAGCGAAATCAGAGGTATTTGACGGAGTTGTGAAGACCTCTACAAATCTCAACAGTGACCCGCTAAATATGCTTTTACATTGTCTTCGTCTGGGTATCTCAACGGGTCTGTATGGTTTAACCCTGACAAATCTTTTAAATGATGTTATTCTAGGTGCTCCTGTGTTAAGGACTGCTCCTGTTGGTCTACGGGTTATTGATTCCGGATTTATTAACATTATGCTTACTGGGCATCAACATTCTATGTTCTCCTACCTACAGGATAGACTAATAGAGGAGGAAATTACGAATCGTGCAAAAGCAGTAGGTGCAAAGGGATTTCGTCTCATTGGCTGTACCTGCGTCGGTCAGGATTTACAACTTCGTGGGGAACATTGCAGTGAGGTATTCTCCGGCCATGCCGGTAACAACTTTACCAGTGAGGCAGTTATTGCAACCGGCGCCATAGATATGATTGTCTCGGAGTTTAACTGTACCCTCCCTGGTATTGAACCAATAGCCAATGAATTCATGGTTTCTATGATATGTATTGATGATGTGGCAAAGAAATCCAATGCCGACCATAACGCATATAGCTTTGAGGAAGACAATACTGAATTAATGGAGCACATTATTACGAAAGCTTTAAAAAGCTATGAAGAAAGGCGGCCTTCCGTAGCTATTAAAGAACTGAAAAACCATGGTGATGAAGATGTCCTAACCGGAGTTAGTGAAGGCTCTTTAAGAGAATTCCTGGGCGGTGACTGGAAGCCGTTAATCGACCTGCTGGCAAGTGGTAAAATAAAGGGTATTGCAGGAATTGTGGGATGTTCCAATTTAACTGCAAAAGGGCATGATGTATTCACAGTTGAACTGGCAAAGGAATTAATCAAAAGAGATATCCTTATTCTTTCTGCCGGTTGCTCCAGCGGAGGTCTTGAGAATGTCGGTCTTATGTCCGCCAAAGCAGCTTCTCTTGCCGGAGACAGCTTACGAGCTGTTTGTGAGAGTCTTGGTATACCTCCGGTACTTAACTTTGGACCATGTCTGGCAATCGGCAGACTGGAACTGGTTGCTTCTGAACTTGCAGAGACTCTGGGTATTGATATACCTCAGCTACCACTTGTTCTATCTGCTCCCCAATGGTTAGAGGAACAGGCATTAGCAGACGGCTCCTTTGGCCTTGCACTTGGTCTTCCGCTCCATCTTGCTCTTCCCCCCTTTACTACAGGCAGTGAAGTTGTTACCAAGGTATTAACTGAAGATATGATATCTTTAACTGGCGGACAGTTAATTATTGAAGACGATGTATTAAAAACGGCTGACCTGTTAGAAGGAATTATTGAGGATAAAAGAAATGCTCTTGGGCTGTAA
- a CDS encoding alpha-L-fucosidase, translated as MDKKQPREMTGAELKSMLKSSINFKSLGGLKSPELKLSPEDLTWWRDAKIGMFFHWGLYSILGRGEWARFNEQIPKDEYEALAEEFNPKDFSMKELTGLAKDFGAKYMVMVTRHHDGFALWDSPGSYEGFTSYNTGSKRDFVKEYTEACREDGLKVGVYYSPMDWRFPGYFDPEGLPDNALLMKKQCYDQVRELCSNYGQIDIMWYDGGWLAHKGSDTSSAWFWEPIKLNKIVREYNPKTIINPRSGWEGDFYCDEGSHEIKGGIIPVPWEKNMCVCSGSSWGWMAEDPVSDFDWLIQMMVNVVCRDGNWLVNVAPDKNGKLSEEVTSRIREIGQWLAKNGESIYSTRGGPMEPVDGVYGTTYRENNIYLHVLDRQAFAKLSLPGITHKILSCETLDGVSCFFTQNTNQVKIELPNLPEAPDYIIKLTLDAKVEKNEDSQIYFTGKE; from the coding sequence ATGGACAAAAAGCAGCCAAGGGAAATGACAGGCGCAGAACTAAAATCCATGTTGAAAAGCAGTATTAATTTTAAAAGCCTTGGAGGCTTAAAAAGCCCGGAACTAAAACTTTCACCGGAAGACCTTACATGGTGGCGGGATGCGAAAATCGGAATGTTCTTTCACTGGGGACTTTATTCTATCTTAGGCAGAGGGGAATGGGCAAGATTTAACGAACAGATTCCTAAGGATGAATATGAAGCACTTGCAGAGGAATTTAATCCTAAAGATTTTTCAATGAAGGAATTAACAGGACTTGCTAAAGACTTTGGAGCAAAATACATGGTTATGGTAACAAGACACCATGACGGTTTTGCCCTCTGGGACAGTCCCGGCAGTTATGAAGGGTTTACAAGCTATAATACCGGCTCAAAACGAGACTTTGTAAAGGAATATACAGAAGCTTGCAGAGAAGACGGTCTGAAGGTGGGCGTGTATTATTCCCCTATGGACTGGCGTTTTCCGGGATATTTTGACCCGGAAGGGCTGCCGGACAATGCCCTTTTAATGAAAAAGCAATGCTATGATCAGGTGAGGGAATTATGCAGTAATTACGGACAGATAGATATTATGTGGTATGACGGGGGCTGGCTTGCCCACAAAGGCAGTGATACCTCTAGTGCTTGGTTCTGGGAACCTATTAAACTAAATAAAATCGTCCGTGAATATAATCCAAAAACTATAATCAATCCCCGCTCCGGTTGGGAAGGAGATTTCTACTGTGATGAAGGCTCACATGAAATCAAAGGAGGCATAATACCGGTACCCTGGGAAAAGAACATGTGTGTATGCAGCGGAAGCTCCTGGGGCTGGATGGCAGAAGATCCTGTATCAGACTTTGACTGGTTAATACAGATGATGGTGAATGTTGTATGCCGTGATGGTAACTGGCTGGTGAATGTTGCCCCGGATAAGAATGGAAAGTTATCCGAAGAGGTTACAAGCCGTATCAGGGAAATCGGACAGTGGTTGGCAAAGAACGGAGAAAGTATATACAGCACCAGGGGAGGCCCTATGGAGCCTGTAGATGGAGTGTACGGAACTACTTACAGAGAGAATAACATCTATCTGCATGTACTTGACCGTCAAGCATTTGCTAAGCTTTCTCTTCCGGGTATCACCCATAAGATACTTTCTTGTGAAACTCTTGATGGGGTAAGCTGTTTCTTTACACAGAACACAAATCAGGTAAAGATAGAGCTTCCCAATCTACCGGAGGCACCGGATTATATTATAAAACTTACTCTGGATGCCAAGGTAGAGAAAAATGAGGACAGTCAGATTTATTTTACTGGGAAAGAGTAA
- a CDS encoding phosphotransferase family protein yields the protein MENKINQERRKLMESATKHKPTKEILEQMTAAAFPDSKVIDIHELKEGFFNAAYRIKLSDNREVVLKIAPPEGTTVMTHEKNIMYSEVHSMKMIQRVTKVPVAKILFYDNSKSICNAEYFFMEKLSGESFSSIKDTLDEKDKKQIQYMTGRYNAELNRVTGTKFGYYGQSDKQGEEWFTVFRSMIMDTIQDADHLSIDLHMKPETILELLEQDKPYFLEVVTPKFVHWDLWAGNVFVENNQVTGLIDFERCLWGDELIEVGFRSNYQDKDFLKGYGLEQFSESQKIRIKWYDVYLFLIVVLETDYRKYDTRDTYHYAINNLKKCIEQIKLR from the coding sequence ATGGAGAATAAAATAAATCAGGAACGGAGAAAACTTATGGAGAGTGCAACAAAACACAAGCCAACCAAAGAAATTCTTGAACAAATGACAGCAGCAGCTTTTCCTGACAGCAAAGTAATTGACATTCACGAACTTAAAGAAGGGTTTTTTAATGCAGCCTACCGAATTAAGCTATCTGATAACCGGGAGGTAGTGCTTAAAATAGCTCCGCCGGAAGGTACCACGGTTATGACCCATGAAAAGAATATAATGTACAGTGAAGTACATTCTATGAAGATGATACAACGTGTTACAAAGGTGCCGGTTGCTAAGATACTTTTTTATGATAACAGCAAATCTATATGTAATGCAGAATACTTCTTTATGGAAAAGCTTTCCGGGGAAAGTTTCAGTAGTATTAAAGATACCTTAGACGAGAAGGATAAAAAACAGATACAATATATGACCGGAAGATATAATGCAGAGCTAAACCGCGTAACCGGTACGAAATTCGGATATTACGGGCAAAGCGATAAGCAGGGAGAAGAGTGGTTTACCGTATTTAGAAGCATGATTATGGATACGATTCAGGATGCAGACCATTTATCCATTGATTTACATATGAAGCCTGAAACGATATTGGAATTGCTGGAGCAGGATAAGCCATATTTTTTAGAAGTCGTAACACCAAAATTTGTGCACTGGGATCTTTGGGCTGGTAATGTATTTGTAGAAAATAATCAGGTGACGGGATTAATAGATTTTGAACGTTGCTTATGGGGGGATGAGCTCATAGAGGTTGGTTTCCGTTCTAACTATCAGGATAAGGATTTTCTAAAAGGGTATGGTTTAGAACAATTCTCTGAAAGCCAGAAGATAAGAATTAAATGGTATGATGTATATCTATTTTTAATTGTCGTACTGGAAACAGACTATCGAAAGTATGATACAAGGGATACGTATCATTATGCAATTAATAATCTTAAAAAATGTATAGAACAGATAAAGCTGCGTTGA
- a CDS encoding RrF2 family transcriptional regulator, with the protein MGITQECDYALRVILFLSEKGMEERVEAKVISETLYIPLRFLLKLLRKLAMAGILYSYRGAHGGYSLAKKPEDISMKDVIEVIDGPIYVNRCLYDKAYCALNQGAICNIHYEMHKIQKQLETDLQKVTFKTMLQNRNRTDTPAPNEIAVELL; encoded by the coding sequence ATGGGGATTACACAAGAATGCGACTATGCGTTAAGAGTTATTCTGTTCCTTTCCGAGAAGGGTATGGAGGAAAGAGTTGAAGCTAAAGTTATCTCAGAAACTTTATATATTCCTCTCCGTTTTTTGCTAAAGCTCTTACGAAAGCTTGCCATGGCAGGTATTCTGTATTCCTACCGAGGTGCCCATGGTGGATACTCTCTGGCAAAAAAGCCGGAGGATATCTCTATGAAAGATGTCATTGAGGTAATTGACGGTCCCATATATGTCAACCGCTGCCTGTATGATAAAGCTTATTGTGCTCTAAACCAGGGTGCTATCTGTAACATACATTACGAGATGCATAAGATACAAAAGCAGTTGGAAACAGACCTTCAGAAAGTTACTTTTAAGACTATGCTTCAGAATAGGAACAGAACTGATACACCAGCTCCTAATGAGATTGCCGTAGAGCTGCTGTGA